The stretch of DNA TTTTGTTGTGGGAATCAGCATATTCTGAGTTTTATTTTACAGATGTTTTATGGCCAGATTTCACATATGAAGAGTATCTGCTTTCCCTTTTAGATTACTCAAAAAGAGAACGACGGTTTGGAGGAATCCCAATTCATAACCCAAACGATGGAGTGACCCCATTTGAATAAAAAAGAACTAATTACAAGAGTTTTATCAGGTATTATTATAGGACCTTTGGTTGTATTTTCATACCTTAGTTATCCAACGCTTTTAGGATTAGTAACCACTATAGTAATGCTATCAGCTTTTGAGTTGATTGAGATGTTCACAAAAGATGTAGATAACAATTTAGTAAAACTTATACTGACATTTATAATAGGTACTTCGAGTTTAATATATGGTTTTGCTTTGGAAGCAGAATATAGAGGAATTTTACCTTTTGAAGCTGAATTAATTTTTTTCTTAGCATTTGCATGTTCTGTTTTTTCCATACTTTTGTTAACTAAAAATACCTCCCAATCAAAAAGATTTATAGAATCTTCTACGTTAGGTTTATTGTATATTTCATTTTTTCTTTCAAATTTTTATTTGATTCATATAAATTATGGTGTGGCTATGTCTATATTAGCTCTAACTTCCGTTTGGGCTTATGATGCAGGAGCATACTTTGTGGGATCAAAATTTGGAAAACATAAATTAGCTCCAGTTTTTTCCCCTAAAAAGAGTTGGGAAGGATTAATAGGGGGAATCTTTTTTACTTTTATTTATATATTAATATTTAGTTTAATTGCAACTTCTTTTGATCTTTTATCAAAGATCACATGGTTACAAACTATAATA from Petrotoga sp. 9PWA.NaAc.5.4 encodes:
- a CDS encoding phosphatidate cytidylyltransferase, giving the protein MNKKELITRVLSGIIIGPLVVFSYLSYPTLLGLVTTIVMLSAFELIEMFTKDVDNNLVKLILTFIIGTSSLIYGFALEAEYRGILPFEAELIFFLAFACSVFSILLLTKNTSQSKRFIESSTLGLLYISFFLSNFYLIHINYGVAMSILALTSVWAYDAGAYFVGSKFGKHKLAPVFSPKKSWEGLIGGIFFTFIYILIFSLIATSFDLLSKITWLQTIIISIMVGFFDTLGDLAESIIKRYYNVKDSGEILPGHGGMLDRIDGLLTVTPMWYFLLRILWV